A region from the Nocardioides coralli genome encodes:
- a CDS encoding DUF881 domain-containing protein: MTEDSHASPGTTRRSRGPWRVGTPLVVLACGVLFVTSAANSGGTDLRPGRYADLASLVAAENREYQRLEARVQEVSRDVERLTAQVGDPQVQQLRRQVERLQQPAGLRAVSGPGLTITLSDAPEDVINASTGDLNLLVVHQQDLQAVANALWKGGAEAMTIQGRRVVTTTGIKCEGNAVLLQGRAYPQPYTISAIGNPAALEAAVLQDDYLEAYREDAATPEVSVGWEMQAESELAMPAYDGLTNLSHAQPIR, encoded by the coding sequence ATGACCGAGGACTCCCACGCGAGCCCCGGGACCACGCGCCGGTCCCGGGGCCCCTGGCGCGTGGGTACGCCGCTGGTGGTGCTGGCCTGCGGGGTCCTCTTCGTCACCAGCGCCGCCAACAGCGGTGGCACGGACCTGCGTCCCGGGCGCTACGCCGACCTGGCGTCCCTCGTCGCCGCGGAGAACCGCGAGTACCAACGGCTCGAGGCCCGCGTGCAGGAGGTCTCCCGCGACGTGGAGCGGTTGACCGCCCAGGTCGGCGACCCCCAGGTGCAGCAGCTGCGGCGGCAGGTCGAGCGGCTGCAGCAGCCCGCCGGCCTGCGGGCGGTCTCCGGGCCGGGCCTCACCATCACGCTCTCTGACGCACCCGAGGACGTCATCAACGCCAGCACCGGCGACCTCAACCTGCTCGTGGTGCACCAGCAGGACCTCCAGGCCGTCGCGAACGCGCTGTGGAAGGGCGGTGCGGAGGCGATGACGATCCAGGGCCGTCGCGTGGTCACCACCACCGGCATCAAGTGCGAGGGCAACGCGGTGCTGCTGCAGGGCCGCGCCTACCCCCAGCCCTACACCATCTCCGCGATCGGCAACCCCGCCGCGCTGGAGGCGGCCGTGCTCCAGGACGACTACCTCGAGGCCTACCGCGAGGACGCCGCGACCCCGGAGGTCTCGGTCGGGTGGGAGATGCAGGCCGAGTCCGAGCTCGCGATGCCGGCCTACGACGGCCTCACCAACCTCTCCCACGCCCAGCCCATCCGCTGA
- a CDS encoding patatin-like phospholipase family protein: MTTAFVLGGGGVLGAVEVGMLRALFERDITPDLVLGTSVGALNGAMVARDPTPGVTERLTELWLEVSRARRPVYGDRPFRTVRRAVATGTHLYSPKPMTQRLEEEFGDQLIEELPVRFQACAASIERATEHWFSSGRLVDAVMASAAVPGLMPPARVGEEHFLDGGIVNSVPVGRAVALGATRVFVLQVGRVDRPLRVPRRPWDVARVSFEIARRHRFVREMAELPDGIEAHVLPARGTSGRDDSLLGTRDFSGVEERIEATYAASLAYLEDV, translated from the coding sequence ATGACGACCGCGTTCGTGCTCGGCGGCGGAGGCGTGCTCGGCGCGGTGGAGGTCGGCATGCTGCGGGCCCTGTTCGAGCGCGACATCACCCCCGACCTGGTGCTCGGCACCAGCGTCGGCGCCCTCAACGGCGCGATGGTGGCGCGCGACCCCACGCCCGGCGTCACGGAGCGGCTCACCGAGCTCTGGCTGGAGGTCAGCCGCGCCCGGCGGCCGGTCTACGGCGACCGGCCCTTCCGCACGGTGCGCCGCGCCGTGGCCACCGGCACCCACCTCTACTCCCCCAAGCCGATGACCCAGCGGCTCGAGGAGGAGTTCGGCGACCAGCTCATCGAGGAGCTCCCGGTGCGCTTCCAGGCGTGTGCGGCGTCGATCGAGCGGGCCACCGAGCACTGGTTCTCCTCGGGACGCCTCGTCGACGCCGTCATGGCCAGCGCCGCTGTTCCCGGACTGATGCCGCCCGCCCGCGTCGGGGAGGAGCACTTCCTCGACGGCGGCATCGTCAACTCCGTGCCGGTCGGTCGCGCCGTCGCGCTGGGTGCCACCCGGGTCTTCGTGCTGCAGGTCGGGCGGGTCGACCGACCGCTGCGGGTGCCTCGCCGTCCGTGGGACGTGGCGCGGGTGTCCTTCGAGATCGCCCGCCGCCACCGCTTCGTGCGTGAGATGGCCGAGCTCCCCGACGGGATCGAGGCCCACGTGCTCCCCGCGCGCGGGACCTCCGGACGCGACGACTCGCTGCTCGGCACCCGCGACTTCAGCGGGGTCGAGGAGCGCATCGAGGCGACGTACGCCGCCAGCCTGGCCTACCTGGAGGACGTGTGA
- a CDS encoding FadR/GntR family transcriptional regulator translates to MPLHPVARRSVPDEVFDQMLAEVVDGGLAPGEALPSERRLAEVLGVSRPAVREALQRMAQTRLVEVRHGGATTVRDFRRAAGLDLLPQLLVRGGHLDLAVARSVLEARLAVGPAVAALAARRGGPALAADLTDAVDALAATDDDVERQRHALAFWDRVVEAADSLVFQLMFNSLRAAYEPALTALAPLMGEEVGQPGAYRMLTTAIGEGDPETARAAAERVLRPATESLLAALAAAGQEPGPDEEPADQPGAQQDGGPER, encoded by the coding sequence ATGCCGCTGCACCCCGTCGCCCGCCGCTCCGTCCCCGACGAGGTCTTCGACCAGATGCTCGCCGAGGTGGTCGACGGGGGCCTTGCCCCCGGGGAGGCACTGCCGAGCGAGCGTCGTCTCGCCGAGGTGCTCGGGGTGTCCCGGCCGGCGGTGCGCGAAGCACTGCAACGGATGGCGCAGACCCGGCTGGTCGAGGTCCGCCACGGCGGGGCCACCACCGTGCGCGACTTCCGCCGGGCCGCTGGTCTCGACCTGCTGCCGCAGCTGCTCGTACGCGGCGGCCACCTCGACCTGGCCGTCGCCCGGAGCGTCCTCGAGGCCCGGCTCGCCGTCGGCCCGGCGGTCGCGGCACTGGCCGCACGCCGCGGCGGGCCGGCGCTGGCAGCGGACCTCACCGACGCCGTCGACGCGCTGGCGGCCACCGACGACGACGTGGAGCGACAGCGTCACGCGCTGGCGTTCTGGGACCGGGTCGTGGAGGCGGCCGACTCCCTGGTGTTCCAGCTGATGTTCAACAGCCTGCGTGCCGCCTACGAGCCCGCCCTGACCGCGCTCGCCCCCCTGATGGGCGAGGAGGTCGGTCAGCCGGGCGCCTACCGGATGCTCACCACCGCGATCGGCGAGGGCGACCCCGAGACCGCGCGCGCAGCGGCGGAGCGCGTGCTGCGCCCGGCGACCGAGAGCCTGCTCGCCGCGCTGGCCGCCGCGGGCCAGGAGCCCGGTCCGGACGAGGAGCCAGCCGATCAGCCGGGCGCGCAGCAGGACGGGGGTCCGGAGCGGTGA
- a CDS encoding cell division protein CrgA: MAKSKPETEHASLDTGGPVLSPRFVVSVAMMVLGIAWIAFFYVVVRAEAGAEPGGPAYLGDLGDWNYVIGFGLLLLGLGASAHPKTPLGRGRGVVVGMLTCFLVGLIWICTYYVISDDVSRVPVMDDLGQWNLVVGISFMAVGFTFATRWE, encoded by the coding sequence GTGGCCAAGTCCAAGCCCGAGACGGAGCACGCCTCCCTCGACACCGGCGGGCCGGTGCTCAGCCCCCGCTTCGTGGTGTCGGTGGCGATGATGGTGCTGGGCATCGCCTGGATCGCCTTCTTCTACGTGGTGGTCCGCGCCGAGGCCGGGGCCGAGCCCGGTGGCCCCGCCTACCTCGGCGACCTCGGCGATTGGAACTACGTGATCGGCTTCGGCCTGCTGCTGCTCGGCCTGGGTGCGTCCGCCCACCCGAAGACCCCGCTGGGCCGTGGCCGCGGCGTCGTGGTCGGCATGCTGACCTGCTTCCTGGTCGGCCTGATCTGGATCTGCACCTACTACGTCATCAGCGACGACGTCTCGCGGGTTCCCGTCATGGACGACCTCGGCCAGTGGAACCTGGTGGTCGGCATCTCGTTCATGGCGGTCGGCTTCACCTTCGCGACCCGCTGGGAGTGA
- a CDS encoding sterol desaturase family protein, with protein MTRPGPEVEELANRRLAADEARLAAAGRRTSLPLGAAWRHFWGAPSPWLIGGFLVAAVTGRVLAGAGAWWELVIPAALLAAFPAIEWVVHVAVLHWRPRALGPVRLDPLLARKHRAHHADPRDLPLVFIPTPVLAWLLPAYVVLAWLVLPTVTSGLTLLVSVYAIKLGYEWTHYLVHSDYRPRSRWFRHVWRNHRLHHYKNEHYWFGVATAGTVDRVLGTYPQPSAVTTSPTVRALHDRERP; from the coding sequence GTGACCCGCCCCGGACCGGAGGTCGAGGAGCTCGCGAACCGCCGGCTCGCGGCCGACGAGGCCCGTCTCGCGGCCGCCGGCCGGCGTACGTCGCTGCCGCTGGGTGCGGCCTGGCGCCACTTCTGGGGGGCACCCTCGCCGTGGCTGATCGGTGGCTTCCTGGTCGCCGCGGTCACCGGTCGCGTCCTGGCCGGGGCCGGCGCGTGGTGGGAGCTGGTGATCCCCGCCGCCCTGCTGGCCGCGTTCCCGGCGATCGAGTGGGTGGTCCACGTGGCGGTGCTCCACTGGCGGCCGCGGGCTCTCGGCCCGGTGCGCCTCGACCCGCTCCTGGCGCGCAAGCACCGTGCCCACCACGCCGACCCACGCGACCTGCCGCTGGTGTTCATCCCGACCCCGGTGCTGGCCTGGCTGCTGCCGGCCTACGTCGTCCTGGCCTGGCTGGTGCTGCCGACCGTCACGAGCGGGCTGACGCTGCTGGTCAGCGTCTACGCGATCAAGCTCGGCTACGAGTGGACCCACTACCTGGTGCACAGCGACTACCGTCCACGCAGTCGCTGGTTCCGGCACGTGTGGCGCAACCACCGGCTCCACCACTACAAGAACGAGCACTACTGGTTCGGGGTCGCCACCGCGGGCACCGTCGACCGCGTGCTCGGCACCTACCCCCAGCCGTCCGCGGTGACCACCTCGCCCACCGTGCGGGCGCTGCACGACCGCGAGCGTCCCTAG
- the pknB gene encoding Stk1 family PASTA domain-containing Ser/Thr kinase has product MAEVRKGTDTRLGRVVAVKRLRTDLASDATFQARFRREAQSSASLNHPAIVAVYDTGEEPATEGPGGERIDQPYIVMEYVAGRTLRDILREGRKILPERALEISSGVLSALDYSHRAGIIHRDIKPGNVMLTPSGDVKVMDFGIARAISDASSTMTQTAAVVGTAQYLSPEQARGETVDSRSDVYSAGCLLYELLTGRPPFVGDSPVAVAYQHVREPATPPSHLDSELPEAVDAIVMKALAKRVEDRYQSAAAMRSDIERYLAGRPVHAAPPPPPPPDDPTTVAGVVPLGPPERPEEDEDDQRRSRTGLLFLVGLLVLLLIAGAAYLLPRLFESPPEQERVPDVIGLSERQARNAIGEAGLQVGDVSFRADEQVRRNRVLEQDPNPDQFVDPDTSVDLVISTGKPLTEVPFVLGQQRQQARQTLVAADLEVIVEERPSDEPAGQVVETDPAPGTSVPVGSTVTVYYSDGPEEVPDVVGLRQQKAERRLERAGFQVDVVESTDTSEPRGTVIRQSPRGGQTAPEGSTVTIVVSAFEEPTESPSPTETDSPTESPTDPTSPATPTSP; this is encoded by the coding sequence ATGGCCGAGGTCCGCAAGGGCACCGACACCCGGCTCGGCCGGGTCGTCGCGGTCAAGCGACTCCGTACCGACCTCGCCAGCGACGCGACGTTCCAGGCGCGGTTCCGACGCGAGGCGCAGTCCTCGGCCTCCCTCAACCACCCGGCGATCGTCGCCGTCTACGACACCGGCGAGGAGCCCGCGACCGAGGGACCCGGTGGCGAGCGCATCGACCAGCCCTACATCGTGATGGAGTACGTCGCCGGGCGGACGCTCCGCGACATCCTCCGCGAGGGCCGCAAGATCCTCCCCGAGCGTGCGCTCGAGATCAGCAGCGGCGTGCTGTCGGCCCTCGACTACTCCCACCGCGCGGGGATCATCCACCGCGACATCAAGCCCGGCAACGTGATGCTGACCCCGTCCGGCGACGTCAAGGTGATGGACTTCGGCATCGCCCGGGCGATCTCCGACGCCTCCTCCACCATGACGCAGACGGCCGCTGTCGTCGGCACCGCCCAGTACCTCTCCCCGGAGCAGGCGCGCGGCGAGACCGTCGACTCCCGCTCCGACGTCTACTCCGCGGGCTGCCTGCTCTACGAGCTGCTCACCGGACGGCCGCCGTTCGTCGGTGACAGCCCGGTGGCCGTCGCCTACCAGCACGTCCGCGAGCCGGCCACGCCGCCCTCCCACCTCGACAGCGAGCTGCCCGAGGCGGTCGACGCCATCGTGATGAAGGCGCTGGCCAAGCGGGTCGAGGACCGCTACCAGTCCGCGGCCGCCATGCGCAGCGACATCGAGCGCTACCTGGCGGGCCGCCCGGTGCACGCCGCGCCGCCGCCCCCGCCACCGCCCGACGACCCCACCACGGTCGCGGGTGTCGTCCCGCTCGGGCCGCCCGAGCGACCCGAGGAGGACGAGGACGACCAGCGCCGCTCCCGGACCGGGCTGCTCTTCCTGGTCGGGCTGCTGGTGCTGCTGCTCATCGCGGGCGCGGCCTACCTGCTGCCACGGCTCTTCGAGTCACCGCCCGAGCAGGAACGCGTCCCCGACGTGATCGGCCTCAGCGAGCGGCAGGCGCGCAACGCCATCGGCGAGGCCGGTCTGCAGGTGGGCGACGTCAGCTTCCGCGCCGACGAGCAGGTACGACGCAACCGGGTGCTGGAGCAGGACCCCAACCCCGATCAGTTCGTCGACCCCGACACCTCGGTCGACCTGGTGATCTCGACGGGCAAGCCGCTGACCGAGGTGCCCTTCGTGCTCGGCCAGCAGCGTCAGCAGGCGCGGCAGACCCTGGTGGCCGCGGACCTCGAGGTGATCGTCGAGGAACGGCCGTCTGACGAACCCGCGGGCCAGGTGGTCGAGACCGATCCGGCCCCGGGCACCAGCGTCCCCGTCGGGAGCACCGTCACGGTCTACTACTCCGACGGTCCCGAGGAGGTGCCCGACGTGGTCGGCCTGCGGCAGCAGAAGGCCGAGCGCCGGCTCGAGCGGGCCGGCTTCCAGGTCGACGTCGTCGAGTCCACCGACACCTCCGAGCCACGGGGCACCGTGATCCGGCAGAGCCCGCGCGGCGGCCAGACCGCGCCGGAGGGCTCGACGGTCACGATCGTGGTGTCGGCGTTCGAGGAGCCGACCGAGAGTCCCTCACCGACCGAGACCGACAGCCCGACGGAGTCACCCACCGACCCCACCTCGCCGGCGACGCCGACCAGCCCCTGA
- a CDS encoding 1-acyl-sn-glycerol-3-phosphate acyltransferase, giving the protein MSTGAAHVLRRVVLAPLVVVVTALVWVSLPVWLIVAALLSPVLPGRWRALRLLWVVLLYLTCETVLLLVLWGLWFSSALGRRIRTPYFEGIHYDLVQGVMWVFFNEARRVLALRIETDGPTPDAHPGVPILVACRHAGPGDSFTLIHALMHWYRREPRVVLKDTLAWDPAIDVILRRIPARFIDPREDDVEQHITELAHGLDENDAFVIFPEGGNFTPARRQRAIERLHKLGMERMARRAEAMTHVLAPRPGGFIAALDGAPDADVVLVAHTGLDHVLTVADLWRELPMDKRIVMRWWQVPREEIPAGREERIEWLFGWWERIDEWVAHHRPEDLSSGRR; this is encoded by the coding sequence GTGAGCACGGGGGCGGCGCACGTCCTGCGCCGGGTGGTGCTGGCTCCGCTGGTCGTGGTCGTCACCGCGCTGGTGTGGGTGAGCCTCCCGGTCTGGCTGATCGTCGCCGCACTCCTCTCCCCGGTGCTGCCCGGCCGCTGGCGGGCGCTGCGGCTGCTCTGGGTCGTGCTGCTCTACCTCACCTGCGAGACGGTGCTGCTGCTCGTGCTGTGGGGGCTGTGGTTCTCCTCCGCCCTCGGTCGCCGGATCCGGACGCCCTACTTCGAGGGGATCCACTACGACCTGGTGCAGGGCGTGATGTGGGTCTTCTTCAACGAGGCCCGCCGGGTGCTCGCGCTGCGCATCGAGACCGACGGCCCGACCCCGGACGCCCACCCCGGCGTACCGATCCTGGTCGCCTGCCGTCACGCCGGCCCCGGCGACTCCTTCACGCTGATCCACGCCCTCATGCACTGGTACCGACGAGAGCCGCGGGTGGTCCTCAAGGACACCCTCGCGTGGGACCCCGCGATCGACGTGATCCTCCGCCGGATCCCCGCCCGGTTCATCGATCCGCGCGAGGACGACGTCGAGCAGCACATCACGGAGCTCGCCCACGGACTGGACGAGAACGACGCGTTCGTGATCTTCCCCGAGGGCGGCAACTTCACCCCCGCCCGGCGCCAGCGGGCGATCGAGCGGCTGCACAAGCTGGGAATGGAGCGGATGGCGCGCCGGGCCGAGGCGATGACCCACGTGCTGGCGCCACGGCCGGGGGGATTCATCGCGGCGCTCGACGGCGCCCCGGACGCCGACGTGGTCCTGGTCGCCCACACCGGTCTCGACCACGTGCTGACCGTCGCCGACCTGTGGCGCGAGCTGCCCATGGACAAGCGGATCGTGATGCGCTGGTGGCAGGTTCCGCGCGAGGAGATACCCGCGGGCCGGGAGGAGCGGATCGAGTGGCTCTTCGGCTGGTGGGAACGGATCGACGAGTGGGTGGCGCACCACCGGCCGGAGGATCTCTCCTCCGGCCGGCGGTAG
- a CDS encoding peptidylprolyl isomerase — translation MADQAILKTNRGDITLDLFPNHAPETVANFTGLAEGTKDYDAGTDRSGPFYDGLTFHRVISGFMIQGGCPLGTGTGGPGYTFKDEPHPELVFDKPYLLAMANAGPGTNGSQFFITVGQTPWLNNKHTIFGEVADQASRDVVDAIATTSTGPGDRPVEPVVIESVEVTRS, via the coding sequence ATGGCCGACCAGGCGATCCTCAAGACCAACCGGGGCGACATCACCCTGGACCTCTTCCCCAACCATGCTCCCGAGACCGTCGCGAACTTCACGGGTCTCGCCGAGGGCACCAAGGACTACGACGCCGGCACCGACCGGTCCGGCCCGTTCTACGACGGCCTGACCTTCCACCGGGTGATCTCCGGCTTCATGATCCAGGGCGGCTGCCCGCTGGGCACCGGTACCGGCGGTCCGGGCTACACCTTCAAGGACGAGCCCCACCCCGAGCTGGTCTTCGACAAGCCCTACCTGCTGGCGATGGCCAACGCCGGCCCGGGCACCAACGGGTCGCAGTTCTTCATCACCGTGGGTCAGACCCCGTGGCTGAACAACAAGCACACGATCTTCGGTGAGGTGGCCGACCAGGCCTCGCGCGACGTCGTCGACGCGATCGCCACCACCAGCACCGGCCCTGGCGACCGCCCGGTCGAGCCCGTGGTCATCGAGTCGGTCGAGGTCACCCGCTCCTGA
- a CDS encoding SURF1 family protein — translation MTSPGLRPAPWALRWWPGHLVVLALLGLGIWLGAWQLETWSGKRQAEALDLTRSDPVALPSVLGPDEPFPAASVGQPVTVAGEWLSDATVYVERGTGYWVVTPLLTDARAGVALPVVRGVAEEPTAPEVSGAAELTGWLQPPEGTGAADDDPDDDVLPQLRVADLVQRVEGDLYGAYAVAAEPTPGLEAATLAQLPEVGRFTGLRNFFYALEWWVFGGFAVFVWVRYLMDEARRPERSVESSA, via the coding sequence GTGACCTCACCGGGGCTGCGACCCGCCCCCTGGGCACTCCGCTGGTGGCCAGGCCACCTGGTGGTGCTGGCGCTGCTCGGCCTCGGGATCTGGCTCGGCGCGTGGCAGCTCGAGACCTGGTCGGGCAAGCGTCAGGCCGAGGCCCTCGACCTGACCCGGTCCGACCCCGTCGCCCTGCCCTCGGTGCTCGGCCCCGACGAGCCCTTCCCGGCCGCCTCGGTCGGCCAGCCCGTCACGGTGGCCGGGGAGTGGCTCTCCGACGCGACGGTCTACGTCGAGCGGGGCACCGGCTACTGGGTCGTGACGCCGTTGCTCACCGACGCCCGCGCCGGCGTTGCGCTGCCGGTGGTCCGGGGCGTGGCCGAGGAGCCCACCGCTCCTGAGGTCTCCGGGGCAGCCGAGCTGACCGGCTGGCTGCAGCCACCCGAGGGAACGGGTGCGGCCGACGACGACCCCGACGACGACGTGCTGCCGCAGCTGCGCGTCGCCGACCTGGTGCAACGGGTCGAGGGGGACCTCTACGGCGCCTACGCGGTCGCCGCCGAGCCCACCCCGGGGCTGGAGGCCGCCACCTTGGCCCAGCTCCCGGAGGTCGGCCGCTTCACCGGGCTGCGCAACTTCTTCTACGCCCTCGAGTGGTGGGTGTTCGGGGGGTTCGCGGTGTTCGTGTGGGTTCGCTACCTGATGGACGAGGCCCGGCGCCCCGAGCGATCAGTAGAGTCGAGCGCGTGA
- a CDS encoding DUF3817 domain-containing protein, translating into MKKLFTTYRWLALIVGVLLAFCSLVALPLKYLPQQGTAMQEFGETASVLWVVHGWVFMVYVVVAFLLARRAGWSLAFTGLALVAGLVPLLIFWVERQVAQRFRQEHPELASSVTSGA; encoded by the coding sequence GTGAAGAAGCTGTTCACCACCTACCGGTGGCTCGCCCTGATCGTGGGCGTCCTGCTGGCCTTCTGCTCGCTGGTCGCGCTGCCGCTGAAGTACCTCCCCCAGCAGGGCACCGCGATGCAGGAGTTCGGCGAGACCGCCAGCGTGCTGTGGGTCGTCCACGGCTGGGTCTTCATGGTCTACGTGGTCGTCGCCTTCCTGCTCGCCCGCCGGGCCGGCTGGAGCCTGGCCTTCACCGGGCTGGCGCTGGTGGCCGGGCTCGTGCCGCTGCTGATCTTCTGGGTCGAGCGCCAGGTCGCCCAGCGGTTCCGGCAGGAGCACCCCGAGCTCGCCTCCTCGGTCACCTCGGGGGCCTGA
- a CDS encoding protein kinase domain-containing protein, with protein sequence MSQQQEPRFADDAQRYRLDSRIATGGMGEVWRATDTRLGRDVAVKLLKTEYADDATFRSRFSSEAQHAAALHHPGVAAVYDFGEATAASDATPRPYLVMELVDGQPLSALISPGQPLDPEVTRDLMAQAADAIGAAHAAGIVHRDVKPANLLITRDRRVKITDFGIARATEGMALTQTGQVMGTPQYLSPEQASGGAATPASDVYSLGVVAFECLTSRRPFVGETPVATALAHLREPVPPLPDDIPGDLAAVVTRAMAKEPGDRYVDATAFAGALRDPATAVMLPPAASSTQVLPPLPPPPATLGTPTDPPGRRRDVPWAWIALGLAALIAVIALVAVALAAGDDEEPGQEPRQPRRTQTTEPTEATEPTSEAPPTETATEPETFDIDESDYVGRDVKDVEQELKDLGLKVEKEKLDNDGSQEDDTVESVDPTSGLQEGDTVTVRYWDKAGPIEELTGDEEGDD encoded by the coding sequence GTGAGCCAGCAGCAGGAGCCCCGCTTCGCCGACGACGCCCAGCGCTACCGGCTCGACTCCCGGATCGCCACCGGCGGCATGGGCGAGGTCTGGCGCGCCACCGACACCCGGCTGGGCCGCGACGTCGCCGTCAAGCTCCTCAAGACCGAGTACGCCGACGACGCCACCTTCCGCTCGCGCTTCTCCTCCGAGGCCCAGCACGCCGCGGCGCTCCACCACCCCGGGGTGGCCGCCGTCTACGACTTCGGCGAGGCGACCGCAGCGAGCGACGCGACCCCGCGCCCCTACCTCGTGATGGAGCTCGTCGACGGACAGCCGCTGTCCGCCCTGATCAGCCCGGGCCAGCCGCTCGACCCCGAGGTGACGCGCGACCTGATGGCGCAGGCGGCCGACGCGATCGGTGCCGCCCACGCCGCCGGGATCGTCCACCGCGACGTCAAGCCGGCCAACCTGCTGATCACCCGCGACCGGCGCGTGAAGATCACCGACTTCGGGATCGCACGGGCGACCGAGGGGATGGCGCTGACCCAGACCGGTCAGGTGATGGGCACCCCCCAGTACCTCTCCCCGGAACAGGCCTCCGGCGGCGCCGCGACGCCCGCCTCCGACGTCTACTCCCTGGGCGTCGTGGCCTTCGAGTGCCTCACCTCCCGGCGGCCGTTCGTCGGCGAGACCCCGGTCGCCACGGCCCTGGCACACCTGAGGGAGCCGGTGCCGCCGCTCCCCGACGACATCCCCGGCGACCTCGCCGCGGTGGTGACGCGGGCGATGGCCAAGGAACCGGGGGACCGCTACGTCGACGCCACCGCGTTCGCCGGTGCCCTGCGCGACCCGGCGACCGCGGTGATGCTGCCGCCCGCGGCGTCCTCCACGCAGGTCCTCCCGCCGCTGCCGCCCCCGCCCGCCACGCTCGGGACTCCCACCGACCCGCCGGGTCGGCGCCGCGACGTCCCGTGGGCCTGGATCGCCCTGGGCCTCGCCGCGCTCATCGCGGTCATCGCCCTCGTCGCCGTGGCGCTGGCGGCCGGGGACGACGAGGAGCCCGGCCAGGAGCCGCGGCAGCCACGCCGCACCCAGACCACCGAGCCCACCGAGGCGACGGAGCCCACCAGCGAGGCACCGCCGACCGAGACGGCGACCGAGCCCGAGACCTTCGACATCGACGAGTCCGACTACGTCGGACGTGACGTCAAGGACGTCGAGCAGGAGCTGAAGGACCTCGGGCTGAAGGTGGAGAAGGAGAAGCTGGACAACGACGGGTCGCAGGAGGATGACACCGTCGAGTCGGTGGACCCGACGAGCGGCCTGCAGGAGGGTGACACCGTCACGGTGAGGTACTGGGACAAGGCCGGTCCTATCGAGGAGCTGACCGGCGACGAGGAGGGGGACGACTAG
- a CDS encoding rhomboid family intramembrane serine protease: MPPAPDETGVPTCYRHPGRESYIRCQRCERTICPDCMNEAAVGYQCPSCVAEGARQTRQGRTAYGGRRSGNPAATSLALIAANAAVWGAISATGGSASRLVDWLALLVGGRCDAARGGFFPQIDSERVCTSAVNGSWVPGVLDGAWWQLVTSTFTHVQVWHIGVNMLVLWFLGPQLEMAIGRARFLALYLLSGVAGSVAVLWLASDQIQTLGASGSIFGLMGALFVVALKVGGNVSQIGVWLLLNGVITFTFPNISWQGHLGGLLGGALIAMILVYAPREGRSRWQVAGLVATALVLLAGIAARVVLA; this comes from the coding sequence ATGCCGCCCGCTCCGGACGAGACCGGGGTGCCGACCTGCTACCGGCACCCCGGTCGCGAGTCCTACATCCGGTGCCAGCGGTGCGAGCGCACCATCTGCCCGGACTGCATGAACGAGGCCGCCGTCGGCTACCAGTGCCCGTCCTGCGTCGCCGAGGGCGCACGCCAGACGCGTCAAGGGCGCACGGCGTACGGCGGTCGGCGCTCGGGCAACCCCGCGGCCACCTCGCTGGCGCTGATCGCCGCCAACGCCGCCGTGTGGGGCGCCATCTCCGCCACCGGTGGCAGCGCCAGCCGGCTCGTCGACTGGCTCGCCCTCCTGGTCGGGGGACGCTGCGACGCGGCTCGCGGTGGCTTCTTCCCCCAGATCGACAGCGAGCGCGTCTGCACCTCCGCCGTCAACGGCAGCTGGGTACCCGGCGTTCTCGACGGCGCCTGGTGGCAGCTGGTCACCTCGACCTTCACCCACGTCCAGGTGTGGCACATCGGCGTCAACATGTTGGTGCTGTGGTTCCTCGGGCCGCAGCTGGAGATGGCGATCGGTCGCGCCCGGTTCCTGGCGCTCTACCTGCTCTCCGGCGTCGCCGGGTCGGTGGCGGTGCTGTGGCTGGCGTCGGACCAGATCCAGACCCTCGGTGCCTCCGGTTCCATCTTCGGCCTGATGGGCGCGTTGTTCGTGGTCGCCCTCAAGGTCGGCGGCAACGTCTCGCAGATCGGCGTCTGGCTGCTGCTCAACGGCGTGATCACCTTCACCTTCCCCAACATCTCCTGGCAGGGCCACCTGGGTGGGCTGCTGGGCGGGGCGCTCATCGCGATGATCCTCGTGTACGCGCCCCGCGAGGGTCGTAGCCGCTGGCAGGTCGCCGGCCTCGTCGCCACCGCGCTGGTGCTCCTGGCCGGCATCGCTGCCCGCGTCGTTCTCGCCTGA